The genomic region CGAGCTTTGGCGGGCACTAAAGGCGCCGGGCAGCAGGAAATCGGGCACTTGGGTGCGGGCCGAGTAGTCGGCCATGGCGTCGCCGCGCACAATGTCGTTGGCGGTGGGCAGCACGTCGTAGAAAGAGTTGGCGTACAGCTCCAGGCCCCGCTCGCTGCTGAATACGGCTGAGCCCGTGACAGTAGCCTCAGGTTCCTGGTCCAGCGATTCGCAACTGGCCAAGGCCAAGCACAGGAGAAGGAAGGTGGTAAGGTATTGTTTCATGGTTGTTAGCTGTTGTGCTGGTGTGACCCTACCCCTGGTCCCTCGGGAAAGGGACCAGGAGGGGTAGGGTCCCGTCGTTAAAATGTCACCGACAAGCCCAGGATGACGCTTTTAAGAATGGGGTAGTTGTTGCCGTTTCCGCTGTTGCTGGAGGTCAGCACTTGGTCGGAGCGGCCGATGCTCTCCACGTCCAAGTCGCGGGTGATTTTGTAGAGCGGCGACCAAGCCCACAGGTTCTCTCCCGATACGTACACGCGCGCCGCTGACAGCCGGGCGCGGCCAATGAGCGAGGTAGGTAGGTTGTAGCCCAACTGAATGTTTTTCAGACGGATATAGGCGGCGTTGATGAGATAGCGCGTTTGCACCTGCGTCAGCTCGCCGGCGCCGTTCTGCGACACGTAACCGCGGTAGCGCGGGAAGTAGGCATCGGGGTTTTCCTCCGACCAGATGTTGCCCAGCTGTGACTTCGGTACTTTGCCATACGGCCGGTTGTACTGGCCCCAGAAGGTGCCCGCTTCCGCGCCGGGGTACCAGTCCTGGTGCCCTACCCCCTGGAAGAAGGCCGAGAAGAAGAAGTTGTGCCAGCTGGCATCGGCCATCACGCCGTAGGTGTAGCGGGGTAGGGAGTTGCCGATTACGCGCCGGTCGCCGGGGTTGGTCACGGTGTTGTCGCCGTTGTTGATGACGCCGTCGCCGTTCAAGTCCGCAAATTTGATGTCGCCGGGCAGCAGCTGGCCGCTGGTGGAAGCCCGGAATAGGGCCTGCGAGGGCGAGGAGCTGATCTGATCCTGCGACACAAACAGCCCATCGGTGGTATAGCCCCAGATTTCGCCCAAGCGCTGACCCTCGTAGTAGTCGTTCAGGCGCTTATCAATGTTGTTGTACTTGGTGATGTGGGCCTTGTAGTCGGCCAGCGTGAGGCGCAGGCCGTAAGCCAGCGGGCTGTTGCCCACGTTGGCTTGGTCGCGCCAGTTCAGGGCCACCTCCCAGCCTTTGGTGCGCAGGTCGGCGTAGTTGCCCTTCGGGATATCAGTACCAAACACGGCGGGTAGGGTAGGGCCTACCGTAAACATGTCGGTGGTGTTGCGAATGTAGCCGTCGGCGTTCAGCGTCAGACGATTGCGCAGCATGCTCAGGTCCAGGCCCAGGTCGGAGGTAGTGGAGGTTTCCCAGGTCAGGCCGTTGGGCACTACGTTGGGTTGGCCGGTATACTGCGGCCGCACCCCGTTCAGCACCCTACCCGACTGCGCAATGCTAAACTGCTCCTGAAAGGCGTAGGAGTTGATATTACCGTTACCCAGTGCCCCGTACGAACCCCGGATTTTCAACTCCGAAATCAGGTTGGGCGACACTTTCCAGAATGGCTCGTTGGAGATGCGCCACCCCGCCGAGAACGACGGAAAGTAGGCAAACCGCTCGTTCTCGGGGAACTTCGAGGAGCCGTCGTAGCGGCCGCTGGCTTCCAGCAGGTAACGGTCCTTGAAAGAGTAGTTCAGGCGGTAGAAACCACCCGAGATGTTCCACCGATCCCAGCCGCCGCCCGTGGTAATGGCTTGGCCCAGTGCTAGGTTGATGTCCTGCGCATCGGGATAGATGAGGCCGTTGCGCTGGGTTTGCAGGCCGCGGTACGTCGACTGCTCGTAGTTATAGCCCAGCAGCGCCTTGAAGTAGTGCGCCGGCGTGAAGTTGGTTTCGTACTCGGCGTAGAGGTTGGTGGCCAGGTAGCGCGTCTGCCCAAAGGAGCGCTGCAAATCGTTGGTGTTGGTGCCCACGTACTCAATCACGCCGGGCTTGCGGCTATACGGCACCGGCACGCGCGTTTGGGTGCGGTCGTTGTCGGTGTTGCGAATGGTGAAGTTGCCGTTGACGTGAAACTTGTTATCGAAAAACCGCGAGTTAAACGACGTGGTGTTCCGAAACACCCTTTCATCGAAGTCAATGCCGTTTTTGCCGTACCAGAAGTCGCCCACCGTGTAGGCCGCCGAGTAGGTGAGCGTGCCGTCGGGGTTGAACATAGGTGCCACGGTGTGGCCCTCGTCGGCAATGTTGCGCCAAATGCCGCCGCCCTCACCCACGTTCAGTGGGTTGTGGTAGGTCATGTTGGAGTAGTCGGCGTTGTTTTCCACGCGCAGCCACGGAAACAGGTCCAGCGCGCCCTTCACCCGGAAGTTGTACATCCGGTAATCGTCAGAATTATAACGGAATAGCCCATCCTGCCCGAAGTAGCGGCCCGTGGCGTAGAAGCTGGCCTTGCCGCTGCTCCCCGACACCGATACGTTGTGCTCCGAGGAGCTGGTGCGCTTCTTATACAGCTCCTTATACCAGTCGGTGTTGGCGTAGTACACGTACTCGCCGTTGGCGCCTACCTCCACTTTCGGGAGGGTAGGGTCTTCGGAGCGGCGCTTCAGCTCAGCCAAATACTCCGGCGAGAACCGCACCGTTTTGTTGATGTTCTGCGGCGTCTGAGAGTAGTCGTTCCACGCCGACCAGCCCTCGTTGAACATCTTGGCAAACTGGTAGCCGTCGGTCACGAAGTCCGGTACCGCCGTGGGGCTCTTGATGGCCTGATTGAACGAATACGTGATGCTGGTGCGGTCTTTCGCGGGGTTTTTGGTCGTAATCAGCACCACGCCAAAGGCACCACGAGCCCCGTAAATAGCGGCGGCCGAGGCATCCTTCAGCACCGATACCGTGGCTACGTCGTTGGGATTCAAACGGCTGGGGTCACCCTCCACGCCGTCAATCAGTACCAGCGCATTGCCCCCTTGCCCAATCGACGTGGTACCCCGGATGTTGTAGGCCGGCGACTGCGTGGGTTTGCCATCGCCGGGCACCAGGTTCAGGTTAGGCAACACGCCCTGCAAGCCCTGCGTGAGGTTAGGCACCGAGCGATTTTGCAGCACTTCCGACGTCACCTGGTCTACGGCGCCGGTCAGGTTCACCTTCTTTTGGGTGCCGTAGCCCACCACCACTACCTCTTCTAGCGCCTTGGTATCGGGCGCCAGCTTCACATCGAGGCTCGTGCGGCCATTCAGCGGTAGCTCCTGCGTATGAAAGCCTAAGTACGACACTACCAACGTGGTAGCTTCGGCGGGCACTTGCAGCGAGTAGTTGCCAGAGGCGTCGGTCACGGTGCCTACCTGGGTGCCCTTGGCAAGTACCGTCACGCCGGGTAGGGCCTCGCCGGCGGTGTCGGTCACGCGGCCGCTCACGGTGCGTGCCTGTTGGGCCGTAGCGGCCACAGTGCAACACAGTGCCACAGGCAGCAGCAAACTACGTTTCCAGGGAGAAACAGTAGAGTTTAAGTTCATCATACAGCTGAATTGGTTGGAGGAAAGTAGGCGCACAATAGTCCCATCGGCTTATAAAAAATAAGTCGTCGGGTAGGCTAAAAAAGAGTGGGAAGTGGCGGGAAATAACTACAGCAATGAGCCTGGAAAATATAAAAATAACTCTGCTATACTTTTCGACGGCACAAATATAAAATGATGATTTTGGGCTTTATTTGATAATAAATAGGATTGATAAATTCATAACATAGGGTGTTTATTTATAACACAAGCATAATATTTAGATAGACTTCAGATGACATAGTATAGCCCACGTCTATGCAGTAACTATGCGCTAGAACTGGTTGTATGGTAAATTGATAGAACGTAATCCCTATGTTGCCGCACCAACAGTATAACTATTATCACCATGCAAAATTCCCGTTGAATGACGCCTGTAACTAGACATCATTCAACGGGAATTAGATAAATTATTATTTTATGAAGACGTCAGTTGGAGTGTATTGTAATTGAAATTAGATACAAAAATTAATGCTACTGTATTATATAATCAGCTGGTTTATTTTGCTGTGTTATCAGTAAATAAATCCGGATAATCTGTAATAATTCCGTCTACTTTCTGCGCTACTAACTCTTTAATTGTCGAAGCAGTATTTACCGTCCACGGAATGACCTGTATGCCTTGTTGGTGGCAGGTTTGTACCAGTTCGGGTGTCACCAGCTTGTAATACGGACTGTAGATGGTAGGCCGGAAGCTCAAGCGTTTCAGGTTGGCAGCTAGTCCATCCGGGTTTTCTACCAGCAGCGCCGTGCGTAGGGTAGGGTGCGTGCGATGCACGACTTCCAGCGTGCGCGGGTCGAAGGACTGAATAATCACGCGGTCCTGCACGCCTTTTTGCGTCACCACAGCCAGCAAGAGGCGCACAAACTCCTCTGGCTCGGGGTGCAGGGTATTGTCGCCGGCCGGGGTCGTTTTGGTTTCAATATTATAATAGGGTAGGGCGCGGCCTTGTTGCTTGGCATGCGCCTCCGCCGCGTCAATCACCTCGGCCAGCAGCGGCTTGTGCGCTTTCAGCTTTTGCTGCCTTGGGAACTTGGGGTTGCCGTAGCTGCCCACGTCGTAGCGCCGGATGTCGGCGTAGGGCAGCCCGTAGAGGCGTAGCGCCTTACCCGCTGCCGGCGTAAGCGGCTGACC from Hymenobacter aerilatus harbors:
- a CDS encoding SusC/RagA family TonB-linked outer membrane protein, with amino-acid sequence MMNLNSTVSPWKRSLLLPVALCCTVAATAQQARTVSGRVTDTAGEALPGVTVLAKGTQVGTVTDASGNYSLQVPAEATTLVVSYLGFHTQELPLNGRTSLDVKLAPDTKALEEVVVVGYGTQKKVNLTGAVDQVTSEVLQNRSVPNLTQGLQGVLPNLNLVPGDGKPTQSPAYNIRGTTSIGQGGNALVLIDGVEGDPSRLNPNDVATVSVLKDASAAAIYGARGAFGVVLITTKNPAKDRTSITYSFNQAIKSPTAVPDFVTDGYQFAKMFNEGWSAWNDYSQTPQNINKTVRFSPEYLAELKRRSEDPTLPKVEVGANGEYVYYANTDWYKELYKKRTSSSEHNVSVSGSSGKASFYATGRYFGQDGLFRYNSDDYRMYNFRVKGALDLFPWLRVENNADYSNMTYHNPLNVGEGGGIWRNIADEGHTVAPMFNPDGTLTYSAAYTVGDFWYGKNGIDFDERVFRNTTSFNSRFFDNKFHVNGNFTIRNTDNDRTQTRVPVPYSRKPGVIEYVGTNTNDLQRSFGQTRYLATNLYAEYETNFTPAHYFKALLGYNYEQSTYRGLQTQRNGLIYPDAQDINLALGQAITTGGGWDRWNISGGFYRLNYSFKDRYLLEASGRYDGSSKFPENERFAYFPSFSAGWRISNEPFWKVSPNLISELKIRGSYGALGNGNINSYAFQEQFSIAQSGRVLNGVRPQYTGQPNVVPNGLTWETSTTSDLGLDLSMLRNRLTLNADGYIRNTTDMFTVGPTLPAVFGTDIPKGNYADLRTKGWEVALNWRDQANVGNSPLAYGLRLTLADYKAHITKYNNIDKRLNDYYEGQRLGEIWGYTTDGLFVSQDQISSSPSQALFRASTSGQLLPGDIKFADLNGDGVINNGDNTVTNPGDRRVIGNSLPRYTYGVMADASWHNFFFSAFFQGVGHQDWYPGAEAGTFWGQYNRPYGKVPKSQLGNIWSEENPDAYFPRYRGYVSQNGAGELTQVQTRYLINAAYIRLKNIQLGYNLPTSLIGRARLSAARVYVSGENLWAWSPLYKITRDLDVESIGRSDQVLTSSNSGNGNNYPILKSVILGLSVTF
- a CDS encoding glycerophosphodiester phosphodiesterase; this encodes MKTLLLLIPLLAMLTLSTAQHKPLDTQGHRGCRGLLPENTVPAMLKALDLGVTTLEMDIAISQDKQVLLSHDPYMNADFVHSPNGQPLTPAAGKALRLYGLPYADIRRYDVGSYGNPKFPRQQKLKAHKPLLAEVIDAAEAHAKQQGRALPYYNIETKTTPAGDNTLHPEPEEFVRLLLAVVTQKGVQDRVIIQSFDPRTLEVVHRTHPTLRTALLVENPDGLAANLKRLSFRPTIYSPYYKLVTPELVQTCHQQGIQVIPWTVNTASTIKELVAQKVDGIITDYPDLFTDNTAK